The following proteins are co-located in the Calorimonas adulescens genome:
- a CDS encoding V-type ATP synthase subunit K — translation MDITLGQVFGLAAAAIAIAFPGIGSAIGVGLVGESASGLISEDPDKFGQSLLLQALPGTQGIYGLLTGFIIMSKIGLLGGNMVPLTTWQGLLFLGAALPVSIVGWFSAIAQGRVAASGVGILAKRPQELAKALTYAAMVETYAVLSLLGSVLLVFGIRI, via the coding sequence ATGGATATTACTTTAGGACAGGTGTTTGGACTGGCTGCTGCAGCGATAGCCATAGCATTTCCAGGTATTGGTTCAGCAATTGGTGTAGGTCTGGTTGGTGAGAGTGCATCGGGACTGATTTCGGAAGACCCAGATAAGTTCGGTCAATCACTGTTGCTTCAGGCATTGCCGGGTACTCAGGGAATATATGGTCTTTTAACTGGGTTCATAATAATGTCGAAGATTGGTTTGCTTGGAGGCAATATGGTTCCTTTAACTACGTGGCAAGGACTCCTTTTCCTTGGAGCAGCTCTTCCGGTCTCTATTGTTGGATGGTTTTCTGCTATAGCACAGGGGAGGGTTGCTGCCAGTGGTGTGGGCATACTGGCTAAAAGACCTCAAGAATTGGCAAAGGCTTTGACATATGCAGCTATGGTTGAGACATATGCAGTGTTGTCTCTCTTGGGTTCAGT